CGGTTTCATTACACTTTTCGGTAACTTTTTCTTGCCAATTATCACAAAAGCGGGGAATGTCTGTCAGCAATGTAGCCGCAATAGCATCTGGCAAAAGATCCATATCTGCCACCATTTCCGCAGCACCAAATAAACTTGCCAACAAGGGCTCTCCACTAGGTGTCCTGGCATTTTCAGGATAATATGCTTCAGCAAGCTGTTTGGCACGTCCTAACAGTGCAACATCTTCATCAGGAAGCTTTTTCAAATACTCATCAAACCATTGGCGATAATTGTGTAAATCCGGAGCAATACTGCTAGGTGCTTGTTGAATATTAGCCATAATTTTCCCAATAAATATAATTCATGTAATGAAAGCATCATTGTAACAAATTTATGCCAATCTTAACTTTGGCATTCCAACTAATAAAATATCGACCGCCATATAAATAAGTAATACATTTGCTGATATAGTACCCGATATTTTTCAGACGGCCTCTTGCCGCCAATTCAGCTGTTTTATTTGAAAAAACAGCCGGAATCCCAAACCCCGATTCCGGCTGTATTACATAATGCGGCTAGATTTAAAATAAAGAGTCCAAATTATTGGGCTTCGGAGCCGGTTCTTGATTAACTGGAGGCACAACTGTCTCCCCATCATTGGAAGGAGAAGTCACAGGAGCTGTTTTCTTACTTTCTCCAGAGGTTACCGCCCCTCCATTATCCAAAGATAAAGAACTACTCGTTACCTGTTGCTCCTTCAAATAAACATTACCGTCCTTACCCACCATACCTGGCGGCATATCCATGCCTTTGCTTGAAACACCATTTAATGCATAACGCATATAATCGATCCAAACAGGCAGTGCAATCGTACCGCCGTAACCAGCCTTGCCCATGCTCCGTGGTTTATCGTAGCCAATATATACTGCAGTCACTATGTTGGGATTGAATCCAACAAACCATGCATCCTTATTGTCATTGGTTGTCCCTGTTTTTCCTGCTATATCAGATCTACCCAACGCTTTGGCCTTAGTAGCCGTGCCAATTCTCACCACATCCTGCATCATTTTATACATAATATATGCATTTCTTGGATCAATAACCTGAGGTGCATTTTCTTTAGCAACCAAAGGCTGCATTTGTGCTCTCAAACGCCCTTGGCTATCATAAATACGATCGATTACATAAGACGATACTTTGTATCCCCCATTGGCAAATACTGCGTAACCCTCCGCCATTTTTAACGGAGTGGTTACACCTGAGCCCAATGCCATAGACAAGCTAGGCGGAATTTCATCAGCACTAAAACCAAACTTTTGAATATACTGTTGCGCATAATTAACGCCCACAGACATTAAAATACGTATGGAAACCATATTTTTAGAATAAGCCAATGCATGTCTTAACGTAATCGGACCCGAATAACGGCCGTCTGAATTTTTCGGATTCCAAGTACTACCTCTCGGTCCTTTTCCCGGTAAAGATAAGGGAGCATCGTTAATAACTGTAGAGATCGTCATCCCTTTTGCAAGGCCGGCAGAATAAACAAACGGCTTGAATGATGACCCGGGCTGACGCTGAGCTTGTGTCGCCCTATTAAATGTCTTGCTGTGGAAGTCATATCCTCCTACCAAAGCTTTAACAGCTCCGGTTTTTGCGTCCAGCGCTACCAGTGCACCTTGAAGCAATGGCTCCTGCACTACGTACCATTGCTTAGCACCTCTTTTCACCCTAATAACAGCACCTCTTTGAATTTGTGCATCCCCCATCTTTTTATTATTGACTGCTCTGGCTGCGAAGCCCAAGGACGCATTATTCAACAACACATTCTTACCATCCGGCAATTGAACTTCCACACCTTTTTTAGACGTAGAAAGCACAACAGCAGGAAGCATTCCATCTACTGCATAAATACCGTCTAAATAACGACTGATAGATTCCTCAATATTTTCAGATTCACTTAAGTCAAGGTAATGCTCTGCACCACGATAACGACTTCCTTTATCAAAATTACGCAAAGCTTTTCTCAAGGCTTCAGTTGCAACACGCTGATTACCTGTATCGACGGTCGTATAAACTTTAAATCCTTGTGTATAAGCATCTTCGCCATACTTTTCATATAGCTCTTGCCGCACCATTTCTGCAACATATAATGCATTTTGATCTATATCTTCTGTATACCGCTTGTATTGCAATTTTTCTGCCAACGCGCTCTCCCTTTGCGCAGGCGCAATCATGCCCAATTCAACCATATTGTTCAAAATATAGTTTTGCCTTAATACTGCACGTTCAGGGTTTACAATAGGATTAAAAGCAGAAGGTGCTTTAGGCAAGCCTGCTAAAATAGAAGACTCAGCTAAAGTTAAATCTTTCACTTTTTTATTGAAATAAATTTGTGCCGCAGCGGTGAAACCATAAGCTCGCTGACCTAAGTAAATCTGATTGAAATATAATTCTAAAATTTGGTCTTTAGTCAAAGATTGCTCAATTTTGTAAGCCAACAATGCCTCATTAAATTTTCTGGTAAAAGTACGCTCATTCGTCAGATAAAAATTTTTAGCCACTTGTTGAGTAATGGTACTGGCTCCTGACTGCACACTACCGGAAGCTACGTTCCCGGCAACAGCCCTCAAAACCCCCATAACATCAACCCCCCAATGTTCATAAAAACGCTTATCTTCAGCTGCGATAACTGCATCTTTTAAAACTTGGGGAAAATCACTAATTTTAGTAAAGGATCTTCTTTCTTCTCCATATATGCCGATAAGTTTCCCGTCCGAAGAATAAACCATCAGAGGCATCTTTGGCTGATAATGCTGCACAGAATCCAATGACGGCAGTTTAGGGTAAGTAACCATAATCGCTATAGCTATCAACCCCACTGCAAAAAACAGCAATCCCAACAGTAATCCAATACAAGTTGTTATAATTTTTTTAATCATGACCAAACAATAATCGCCATAAGTAGTAATAAATAGTAAAATAACGTATCCAATAGAAAATTGAAGTTAACACCTTAAATCAATTCAACTAAAAACCAATCAATAAACAAGGTGTTACCAACATACGTTACGGTTATTAAGTTAATTTACCCACCCAAACACTTAAGAAAGCTCTGAATTATGCAAATAATTACTCACGCAAAAAATCAAAAAAGCATAAAAAACCATTATTCAATCGGTGTTGATATCAACCAGCACTCTATCCGAATTGTTCAGCTTTCAGGTAGCAGTTTAAACCAAATCCAGCTAGAAAAATACAACATCACTAAATTACCTGCAAATATTGTCAAAGGTAATAAAATCCAAGATTACGGTCAATTAGTTGCATATTTACAACATGCATTTTCACAGTCTGGCATTCCAAAAAAAAACATTGTCGCATCTTTGCCACAAAATACAGCCACTATTGAAAATTTGGTTTATAACAATAAAGAAACCGATTTAACAATAGAGGAGTTTGTCGAGTCAGAAGTTTCGCAAATTTCCCCTTTGGAAGAAATGAATTACGACTTCCAAATCACAGGACCATCATTAGCTCCTCCCGGTCAAAAGGTTTTACTCGTTATTTCCAGAAAGGATGAAGTAGATCCAAGAATCGAATTATTTGAAAATGCCTCCTTACCACTTTCAGCATTGGATATAGACATTTTTGCACAAAGTAATGCTTTCAACTATTGGATCAATAATTACGCCACGGAATTCACCAACGATAAAATCGCTATTTTTGGCATATATGCGACACAAATGTACGCATTAATTATTCAAAATGGCCAAATTTTATATAAACAAGAAACACCTGTAAGTGACGAACAGCTAAACCAATTAATCCAAAGAACCTATCAGGTTACTGAAGAAAAAGCCGATAATATGATGTACACCGGCAATAGACCTTCAGATTACCAAACATTGGTTGCAGATCGCTTCAACGCCCAAGTTGCACAAGAAATTCAACGTGTTTTACAGTTTTACTATACAACCCAACCTAATGATCAATACTCAAGCGTTAAACATATCTTTTTAACTGGTATTGCATCTCAACAAACAGGATTGGCAGAAGCTGTTTTTTCTCAAACGAACACCGCAACACAATGTATTAACCCTATTACTTATATTAAGAGTGGAAATCAAATAGAGTTATCAAAACTTCAAATTGATGCACCTTCACTAACTATCGCTTTTGGTTTGGCTTTAAGGGGACTGTAAAATGATTGAATTAATTAAAATCAATCTGCTTCCATATAGGGAAGAAATCAAAAATAAACAAAAACAAAAATTCAAGCTCATGATTTTGGCAGCTCTTGCAGGGGGTTTAGTTGTCTCTACTTTTATATATTTTGCAATCAATCAAACTATCCGTTCACAAGAAAACAGGAATACTTTTTTAAGTAATGAAATTAACCGCATCGATAAAAAATTAGAGGAAATCAAAAAGCTGAAAGAAGAAAAGGAAATTTTTATTTCGAGAAAGAAAAAAGTTGAAGAATTACAAGAAAAGCGCTTCCAAGCTGCGTATATTTTAGACACGTTAAATGTACTTATTCCTGAAGGAACTTATTTAACTGCCATTAATGCAGAGGATGCAAATACCTATATCATTACAGGGCATGCATTAAGTGATAATAGAATTGCCATGTTTATGCGCTCCATCCCAAGCACTGGCATCTTCCAGCAACCTGAGCTACTAAGCATCAAAAAAGTTGAGAATATTCAGGAATTTACTTTAAAAATTACATTAAACTTCAAAAATAATTCTAATGAAGTAATGCATGATGACCAAGGGAAATAAAAATGTCTGCTCAAAATTTAAAAGATCTTGATCTTCAAAATCTATATAAACTGAACTTACTGGGAAAAATTATTATTGCATGCTTAGTAACACTACTTGTCATTGTTTTGGCTTATTTTGCAATCTTTAAATCCCAATTGGAAGAGCTCTCTACTACACAAGAAAAAGAATTGGAGCTAAAAAAAATATACACCCAAAAAAGCATTCAAGCAGCTAGCTTAAATAATCTGAAAGCTGAACTCACTGCAATCAGAATGTCCTTTAACGTGCTATTAAAACAACTGCCATCTGAAACCGAGATACCCAACTTAATTCAAGAGCTTCACCAAGCCGGCTCTAAAAATGGATTACGCATGGACAGCCTAACTCCTCAAGCACCGGTAACAGACGGTCCAATACAAGTTTTGCCACATGATATTGCCATTACAGGAAAATATAGCCAAATTAGTGAATTTACTCGTGATGTTGGCTCTTTATCCCGAATTATTACGTTGGAATCCTTAAAAATTAATAAACACAAGGATGACAAAAATAATTTACTGACTATGATTGCGACAGCCAATACCTATAAAGCACGTACTTCTGAAGAAATTACTGCAGATATTGCTGCTGCAAGTGCAGCAGCTGAAGAACAATAATTCGGGGACAACACCAAAATGATAAAAAAAATACTTATTCTAACGGGTTTAACCCTACTTAGCGCCTGCTCTTCTGAACATGAAGATCTTCAAGAATGGATGCAAAATACACAGAAACAAGCTCGTGCAAATATCAAACCGTTCGAAGCGCCATCTGTAAAACCTATGCCGCCTTATATTCCTCCTAATCAAAATGGTTTAAATGCATTTGACCCTAAACGGTTAAATATGATTCACAGAGGCGCCAACGCTCCAAATTTAAACCGCCCTAAAGAAGTCTTGGAAAACTTTAGTTTAGAGAATCTAAAATACGTCGGCCTATTGGAAAACGGCAAACAAACTTCTGGATTTATTGAAGCTGAAAACCATATTTACACAGTTGCAGAAGGTAACTATATCGGGCAAAATTTTGGGCTTATTAAAAGTATCACTGCCGATAAAATTTTACTACGTGAAGTAGTGGAAGATAGTCAAGGAAACTGGGTTTTCCGTGAGGCAGAACTACTGCTGAGTAGCGGTGAAACAAATCAAGATAAAACAACGCCTACAGGCAATAAATAATTTACGGGGGTATTAATCATCATGAAACCAGGAAATTTTCAAGCTCTTTCAGCAATAGGTTTAATGTTTACTGCCATGCATTCCGCTATGGCTGGCAATATTACAGATATTAACGTATCCAGTTTGCCTAATAACCAAAAAATTATCAAAATTACTTTTGATAAAGATCCTATTAATCCAAGCGGTTTTGTTACTTCAACACCTGCCCGTATTGCTTTAGATTTTGCCGGTACGGATATCAAGCTAGCGAACCCTGTATTGGAGTATGCAGATCCCTTGCTAAATCAAATCACAAGTGCCCAAAATAATAATCGTGCACGGCTTCTGTTAGGCTTAAATAAAGCCGGGCAATACAATACCGAAATCAAAGGTAATGAAGTTTGGGTTTATATTAAAGAAGCCCCCAGCTCAACTCAGTCTAAAGCCGCACCAATTCAAACCAATGCATATATAAATGAGCAAAATCATAAGGCCCGTAAGCCATCTGAGCAAATTATCGCGACAGCTAATATAGATTTCAGAAAAGGCGCACAAAATTCCGGTATTGTCGAATTTAACGCACCTGCATTCTCCGGACAGCCGGATATTAAACAACAGCAAGACCGATTAATCGTTACTTTAAAGAATTATCCGATTACGGCCCAATCTCAAAGAAGTATCGATGTTCGTGACTTCAATACGCCTGTACATAATGTAACCATGAAACGACTGGGTAATAACACTCAGCTTGTCATCAAAAACCAAGGAAGCTGGGCTTTCAAAACGCAAAATGCCAATGGCCGCTTCCAATTTGAGATTACTCAGAAGAGTAATCTCTCTACCCAAGGCGTACCCGGAAATGTCAATAAAGCATTTAACGGTAGAAAAATTTCTTTAGACTTCCAAAATGTTGAAGTTAGAACAATTTTGCAGATTTTGGCAAAAGAATCCGGTACCAATATCGTAGCGAGCGATAGCGTTAACGGAAAAATGACTTTAACTTTAAAAGATGTGCCTTGGGATCAGGCCTTAGATTTGGTTATGCAGGCCCGCAATTTAGATATGCGCAAACAAGGCAATATCATTAATATTGCTCCTAGAGAAGAGCTGTTGGCAAAAGATAAGTCGACACTGCAAGCTCAAAAAGAAATTGAAGAGCTGGGTCCACTATTTTCTCAAACATTCCAATTAAAATATAAAAACGTAGAAGAATTCAGAAAAATTTTACGTTTGGATGAGAAAAGCAGCAGTCAAAATAATAATTCCAATACATTATTGAGCAGCCGTGGCAGTGCTTTAATTGATCCAAGCACGAACACTTTGATCTTAACGGACAACAGCAATGTTATCCGGAAATTCCAAAAACTGATTGACGAACTGGATGTACCTACCCGTCAAGTGATGGTAGAGGCTCGTATTGTTGAAGCTAAAGACGGTTTCTCACGCAGTTTGGGGGCTAAATTTGGTTACACTGCCAATACTTCCCGTAACAGCTGGGGATCCAATTGGAGTAATGCCGTTAATAATCAAGGAACACACGTTACCAACCAATATAACCGCGCTAGGGATCAAATTAACGGCACATTGACGAATCCCGAACCTTTCTCCATGAATCCTAATGTGAATCTACCGGCAGCAGCGGCAACCAGCAGTATCGCTTTGGTACGTTCTATCGCTTCAGGCGCTTTGGGATTGGAATTATCCGCAATGCAAGAACAAAACCGCGGGAAAATTATTTCTAATCCAAGAGTGTTAACTCAGGATAGAAAAGAAGCAACCATCGAATCCGGTACCGAAATTCCTTATCAGCAATCCACGTCGAGTGGTGCCACTTCGGTATCGTTCAAAAAAGCCGTATTGGGTTTAACCGTTACACCCAACATCACTCCGGACGGTCAGGTTATTATGAATATCAAAATCAACAAAGATAACCCCAATGAGTGTGGCATTGTCGATGGCCAACAAACCTTGTGTGTCAGCACCAAGCGCCTGGAAACCCAAGCCATGGTTGAGGATGGCGGTACATTAATCGTCGGAGGTATTTATGAAGAAGAAAATACCAACACTGTCAACCAAGTTCCTTTATTGGGCGATATCCCGGTTTTAGGCAATCTGTTTAAAACCAGATCGCGCAATGAAGCTCGCAAGGAATTGCTGATTTTCATCACACCCCGCATCATGGATAATCAAGGCAGCAATCTTCGTTATTAATAGATTCAAGCCCGAATTGATTAACCGATAAATTAAACACTTAATATTATTTTTCGTTTAAAATGCCTGCTATGAATACCATAGCAGGCAATTTATTTTTAATCGGTTTGATGGGAGCCGGAAAAACCACTTTGGGAAAGCAGCTTGCCCAAAGGCTTAACCGTTGCTTTTTTGATAGTGATCATGAAATATGTCAAAGAACCGGCGTATCCATACCTACCATATTCGAATTAGAAGGCGAACAGGGATTTCGCGACCGTGAAAGCAACGTGATAAACGAACTTACCCACATGGAAAATATTGTATTGGCAACCGGTGGCGGTGCAGTTTTACGTCCGGAAAACCAATCTTTTCTCAAAAAGCGCGGTACCGTTATTTATCTGCATGCTTCTCCCGAAGTTCTTCTTAAGCGTACCCAGCACGACACTAACCGTCCCCTGCTTCAGGTGGATAATCCTTTAGCCAAGCTGCAAGAACTTTATAACGCAAGAGACCATATTTACCGCTCCCTTGCCGATGTTGTAGTCGAATCAGACCAACCCAACTGCTATAAAACACTCGAGCATTTGCTGAATATCCTTCCCCAGAGCAAATAATCCTATGCGTACCCTTAATGTAAATACCCCGTCCCACAGTTATCCGATTTTTATCGGCGAACATCTGCTTGATAATGCTGCCGATCTGCTCCAACCTTACTTAAGCAAACAGGCTGCCATCATTACTAATGAAACCATCGCCCCACTTTACTTAGACAAACTTTCTGCGAACCTTAACCATGCCGGCATACGGAATTTCAGTATCATCCTGCCTGACGGTGAGCAGTATAAAGACTGGCAAACCCTAAATCTGATTTTTGACGGTCTGATGCAAAACCGCGCCGAAAGAAAAACGACATTAATCGCATTGGGAGGCGGCGTCATTGGAGATATGGTAGGGTTTGCCGCTGCCACTTACCAACGCGGCGCGCCTTTTATTCAAATTCCTACCACCCTGCTCAGTCAGGTTGATTCGTCTGTGGGCGGCAAAACGGCTATCAACCACCCTTTGGGGAAAAATATGATTGGTGCATTTTACCAACCTCAAGCCGTACTGGCCGATTTGAATACCTTATCCACACTGCCTGCCCGCGAATTATCAGCAGGTTTGGCCGAAGTCATCAAATACGGTGCATTAGGAGATGAACATTTCCTTGAATGGTTAGAAAAAAATATTCATCTGCTTGTAGCAAAAGACAGCCCTACCCTAATCGAAGCCGTTTATCATTGCTGTCATATGAAAGCCGAAATCGTTTCCCAAGATGAAACCGAACAGGGCATCCGCGCTTGGTTGAATTTAGGGCACACTTTCGGCCATGCGATTGAAGCAGAACAAGGTTACGGAAACTGGCTGCATGGAGAAGCAGTCGCAGCAGGCATGATTTTAGCCTGCCGTTTGTCGGAAGAACTAGGTTGTATCAATGCCCAAGATACGCAAAAAATACGCAATCTGCTTGATGCCGCCCATCTTCCTGTCGAACCGCCCTGCTTTGATTTCGAACGCTGGATCGAGCATATGAAACATGATAAAAAAGTCAGCAGCGGTATTATGCGTTTTATCGGCTTGGATAAATTAGGCAAAGCAAACATTACTGAAATTACCGATATGGAAATTTTAAGAAGAACACTCCAGCCGTATCTTCCCTGATTCACCCTGAAATTTCAGACGGCCAATAGCAAATAAACTTATTTTTATGTCCCGGCAATATCAAAAATACAGTTTATTTGCTATAAAACTTTATAGATTATATAAATTCAAAAATCCAATAATTGCGCCACATTACGCTCGGTCTGTTCTGCAATCTCGTCCACAGATATGCCGCGGATTTCTGCAATTATTTCCGCAATCGCAGCCACATTGGCAGGTTCGTTGACCGAATCCTTCAACATAAAAGGGCTGTCTGTTTCCAATACCATCTTATCCAACGGCAATCTTTCCGCTGCCAATCTGACTTTTTTAGCAGTCGGATTCAACAACAGCGAGCCGATACCGATCTTCAAGCCGCACCGTATAAACCCTTGAGCTTCTTCAAGACTTCCCGAAAAAGCATGCACAATCCCACCCCTACTGAAACCCGATTCTTTCAATACCGCCAACATCACGGCAGACGACTTCAAATTATGCAGAATCACCGGGCGGATTAATTTTTCCGCCAGCAGCAATTGGGCTTGAAACCAATCAATCTGGATCCGTTTCTGCTCCTCCGTTAATGCCTTATCATAAAAATCCAAACCGATTTCACCCACCCATGCCCGAGGAAACGCCAACAATTTCTTTTCCACTTCAACCAAATCATCGGCGCATGCCTGCCCTGCAAACCACGGATGAATGCCAAATGCAATATGTATACCGTTTGTATCCGACAATGCGGACACTTTATCAAAATCGGCCGCAGAAGCAGAAGGCACAATAAAACGGCTCACGCCCGCCTCCGTCGCACGGTTTAAAACATCGGACAAGTTCCCTGTAAAAGCCTTATCGGCAAGATGGCAATGGGTATCGGTAAACATAATTTCACACAAATAACATCATTCAGAAACAGAAGGCCGTCTGAAAATTTCAGACGGCCTCAAGCTCAACCCTCAAGCAATCAAAGTGCTTTCAAACGGTCAACGGAAGGCGCATAGTAATACGCTCCGGAAACCGGCAAGGTAACATATTTCAACAGCAAATCGGTTTTCCCGTCCGCCTCGCCGAACATACTCAGCAGTTGCGCTTCGATATTGTGCAAGGTCCGGCAATAAGCGATAAACATCAAACCATGCTCACCCGAGGCTTTACCAAACGGCAGACTACGGCGGACAATCTTCAAACCCACGCCGTTTTCCTTGATGTTTACCCGACCTAAATGAGAATCCGCACGACGCACTTCCTTGCTAAACTCCTCATTCTCCACTTTGGATCTGCCTACCGACGCTTCCTGTTCTTCCAAAGGCACCTGTTTCCATTTATGCAAATCATGACGGTACTTCTGAACCATCACATAACTGCCGCCTTCATCTTCCCGGTCGCCGGGAATCAGCGCCACGTTGGCAACATTCTCATCGCCTTGCGGATTTTCCGTACCGTCGACAAAACCGTCCAAGCCACGGTCTTCAATCCAGCGGAAGCCGTGCGTTTCATCACGCACATCAATGATACCTTCAAAAATCTCCACCAGCTTCATCGCCAAAGCAAAATTCACATCCGGGCGCATAGACTGGATATGAAACAGCACATCATGTTGGGTTGCCGGTGCCAAACCGCCTCCCAAAGCACGGAACGGCTTAATTTCCGCGCCTTCCCCGGTATGCCCGAAAGCCTTCCAAAGTTCGCTGCCGAAGCCGATGGTCAAACCCAAAACGCTGTCGGGAAATTGGGTTTGCATTTCTGACAACGCCGCCAAAGCAGCTGAACATGCACGGGGGATGTCCGAGCGTTTTTCTAGGGCAACATTGGCTTCAATAAAAATAGCGGCCTTACAATGATCCGGAATAATTGCGGTTTGTGGTTGTTTCATCATTTTTCCTGCAAGGTTTGTATAATGTTTGATTATAAACGATAACAAGATGATTTCTAATTATTTTCCAATAAAATCATCTATTCGGAAGATTAAGTCGGGCAATCCGCCCCCTTTATTATCCGACCGCCAGGATACCGTATATTTATAGAAACCCAAGCCGGTCGCCAGCACATATATTACTATACCGCAGAGTGAAAGAATACAGCTAAATTACCTTCAAGCTCGAACCTTTATGAT
Above is a genomic segment from Neisseria weaveri containing:
- a CDS encoding TatD family hydrolase; its protein translation is MMFTDTHCHLADKAFTGNLSDVLNRATEAGVSRFIVPSASAADFDKVSALSDTNGIHIAFGIHPWFAGQACADDLVEVEKKLLAFPRAWVGEIGLDFYDKALTEEQKRIQIDWFQAQLLLAEKLIRPVILHNLKSSAVMLAVLKESGFSRGGIVHAFSGSLEEAQGFIRCGLKIGIGSLLLNPTAKKVRLAAERLPLDKMVLETDSPFMLKDSVNEPANVAAIAEIIAEIRGISVDEIAEQTERNVAQLLDF
- a CDS encoding penicillin-binding protein 1A yields the protein MIKKIITTCIGLLLGLLFFAVGLIAIAIMVTYPKLPSLDSVQHYQPKMPLMVYSSDGKLIGIYGEERRSFTKISDFPQVLKDAVIAAEDKRFYEHWGVDVMGVLRAVAGNVASGSVQSGASTITQQVAKNFYLTNERTFTRKFNEALLAYKIEQSLTKDQILELYFNQIYLGQRAYGFTAAAQIYFNKKVKDLTLAESSILAGLPKAPSAFNPIVNPERAVLRQNYILNNMVELGMIAPAQRESALAEKLQYKRYTEDIDQNALYVAEMVRQELYEKYGEDAYTQGFKVYTTVDTGNQRVATEALRKALRNFDKGSRYRGAEHYLDLSESENIEESISRYLDGIYAVDGMLPAVVLSTSKKGVEVQLPDGKNVLLNNASLGFAARAVNNKKMGDAQIQRGAVIRVKRGAKQWYVVQEPLLQGALVALDAKTGAVKALVGGYDFHSKTFNRATQAQRQPGSSFKPFVYSAGLAKGMTISTVINDAPLSLPGKGPRGSTWNPKNSDGRYSGPITLRHALAYSKNMVSIRILMSVGVNYAQQYIQKFGFSADEIPPSLSMALGSGVTTPLKMAEGYAVFANGGYKVSSYVIDRIYDSQGRLRAQMQPLVAKENAPQVIDPRNAYIMYKMMQDVVRIGTATKAKALGRSDIAGKTGTTNDNKDAWFVGFNPNIVTAVYIGYDKPRSMGKAGYGGTIALPVWIDYMRYALNGVSSKGMDMPPGMVGKDGNVYLKEQQVTSSSLSLDNGGAVTSGESKKTAPVTSPSNDGETVVPPVNQEPAPKPNNLDSLF
- the pilQ gene encoding type IV pilus secretin PilQ, which codes for MKPGNFQALSAIGLMFTAMHSAMAGNITDINVSSLPNNQKIIKITFDKDPINPSGFVTSTPARIALDFAGTDIKLANPVLEYADPLLNQITSAQNNNRARLLLGLNKAGQYNTEIKGNEVWVYIKEAPSSTQSKAAPIQTNAYINEQNHKARKPSEQIIATANIDFRKGAQNSGIVEFNAPAFSGQPDIKQQQDRLIVTLKNYPITAQSQRSIDVRDFNTPVHNVTMKRLGNNTQLVIKNQGSWAFKTQNANGRFQFEITQKSNLSTQGVPGNVNKAFNGRKISLDFQNVEVRTILQILAKESGTNIVASDSVNGKMTLTLKDVPWDQALDLVMQARNLDMRKQGNIINIAPREELLAKDKSTLQAQKEIEELGPLFSQTFQLKYKNVEEFRKILRLDEKSSSQNNNSNTLLSSRGSALIDPSTNTLILTDNSNVIRKFQKLIDELDVPTRQVMVEARIVEAKDGFSRSLGAKFGYTANTSRNSWGSNWSNAVNNQGTHVTNQYNRARDQINGTLTNPEPFSMNPNVNLPAAAATSSIALVRSIASGALGLELSAMQEQNRGKIISNPRVLTQDRKEATIESGTEIPYQQSTSSGATSVSFKKAVLGLTVTPNITPDGQVIMNIKINKDNPNECGIVDGQQTLCVSTKRLETQAMVEDGGTLIVGGIYEEENTNTVNQVPLLGDIPVLGNLFKTRSRNEARKELLIFITPRIMDNQGSNLRY
- a CDS encoding PilN domain-containing protein, producing MIELIKINLLPYREEIKNKQKQKFKLMILAALAGGLVVSTFIYFAINQTIRSQENRNTFLSNEINRIDKKLEEIKKLKEEKEIFISRKKKVEELQEKRFQAAYILDTLNVLIPEGTYLTAINAEDANTYIITGHALSDNRIAMFMRSIPSTGIFQQPELLSIKKVENIQEFTLKITLNFKNNSNEVMHDDQGK
- the pilM gene encoding type IV pilus assembly protein PilM, whose product is MQIITHAKNQKSIKNHYSIGVDINQHSIRIVQLSGSSLNQIQLEKYNITKLPANIVKGNKIQDYGQLVAYLQHAFSQSGIPKKNIVASLPQNTATIENLVYNNKETDLTIEEFVESEVSQISPLEEMNYDFQITGPSLAPPGQKVLLVISRKDEVDPRIELFENASLPLSALDIDIFAQSNAFNYWINNYATEFTNDKIAIFGIYATQMYALIIQNGQILYKQETPVSDEQLNQLIQRTYQVTEEKADNMMYTGNRPSDYQTLVADRFNAQVAQEIQRVLQFYYTTQPNDQYSSVKHIFLTGIASQQTGLAEAVFSQTNTATQCINPITYIKSGNQIELSKLQIDAPSLTIAFGLALRGL
- a CDS encoding pilus assembly protein PilP; the encoded protein is MKKILILTGLTLLSACSSEHEDLQEWMQNTQKQARANIKPFEAPSVKPMPPYIPPNQNGLNAFDPKRLNMIHRGANAPNLNRPKEVLENFSLENLKYVGLLENGKQTSGFIEAENHIYTVAEGNYIGQNFGLIKSITADKILLREVVEDSQGNWVFREAELLLSSGETNQDKTTPTGNK
- a CDS encoding shikimate kinase, coding for MPAMNTIAGNLFLIGLMGAGKTTLGKQLAQRLNRCFFDSDHEICQRTGVSIPTIFELEGEQGFRDRESNVINELTHMENIVLATGGGAVLRPENQSFLKKRGTVIYLHASPEVLLKRTQHDTNRPLLQVDNPLAKLQELYNARDHIYRSLADVVVESDQPNCYKTLEHLLNILPQSK
- the aroB gene encoding 3-dehydroquinate synthase, which gives rise to MRTLNVNTPSHSYPIFIGEHLLDNAADLLQPYLSKQAAIITNETIAPLYLDKLSANLNHAGIRNFSIILPDGEQYKDWQTLNLIFDGLMQNRAERKTTLIALGGGVIGDMVGFAAATYQRGAPFIQIPTTLLSQVDSSVGGKTAINHPLGKNMIGAFYQPQAVLADLNTLSTLPARELSAGLAEVIKYGALGDEHFLEWLEKNIHLLVAKDSPTLIEAVYHCCHMKAEIVSQDETEQGIRAWLNLGHTFGHAIEAEQGYGNWLHGEAVAAGMILACRLSEELGCINAQDTQKIRNLLDAAHLPVEPPCFDFERWIEHMKHDKKVSSGIMRFIGLDKLGKANITEITDMEILRRTLQPYLP
- a CDS encoding type IV pilus inner membrane component PilO, giving the protein MSAQNLKDLDLQNLYKLNLLGKIIIACLVTLLVIVLAYFAIFKSQLEELSTTQEKELELKKIYTQKSIQAASLNNLKAELTAIRMSFNVLLKQLPSETEIPNLIQELHQAGSKNGLRMDSLTPQAPVTDGPIQVLPHDIAITGKYSQISEFTRDVGSLSRIITLESLKINKHKDDKNNLLTMIATANTYKARTSEEITADIAAASAAAEEQ